The proteins below come from a single Eucalyptus grandis isolate ANBG69807.140 chromosome 3, ASM1654582v1, whole genome shotgun sequence genomic window:
- the LOC104437466 gene encoding phenazine biosynthesis-like domain-containing protein 1 isoform X2, which produces MEKKLVQYSVVDAFTDTAFKGNPAAVCILEEERDEEWLQAVAREFNFSQTCYLTGASSSELAGSANGGSSLRFQLRWFTPVKEVDLCGHATLAAAHTLFTSGMVDSDTIEFMTLSGILTAKRVPETKSSHILKIKDGDVPGIWIELDFPVVPIAEDDAERISCVSKVLNGTSIVEIKKTAKDDYFDLYSSSWH; this is translated from the exons ATGGAAAAGAAACTCGTGCAGTACTCGGTG GTGGACGCATTCACCGACACGGCCTTCAAGGGGAACCCGGCGGCGGTGTGTATcttggaagaagagagggacgAAGAGTGGCTGCAGGCGGTAGCCAGGGAGTTCAACTTCTCGCAGACCTGTTACCTGACCGGTGCCTCGAGCTCAGAACTCGCCGGCTCGGCCAACGGGGGATCGAGCCTGAGGTTTCAGCTCAGGTGGTTCACTCCAGTTAAGGAG GTTGACCTCTGCGGTCATGCGACGCTAGCTGCTGCGCACACTCTCTTCACATCTGGGATGGTAGATTCTGACACCATCGAGTTTATGACATTATCCGGAATTCTGACTGCCAAAAGGGTTCCCGAAACGAAGTCATCCCACATTTTGAAGATAAAAGATGGTGATGTGCCCGGGATATGGATTGAATTGGATTTTCCTGTAGTCCCGATCGCTGAAGATGATGCCGAGCGGATTTCATGTGTCTCCAAAGTTCTCAATGGCACTTCCATTGTTGAAATCAAGAAGACAGCAAAGGACGACTATTTC GATTTGTACAGCAGCAGCTGGCATTGA
- the LOC104437466 gene encoding phenazine biosynthesis-like domain-containing protein 1 isoform X1 — translation MEKKLVQYSVVDAFTDTAFKGNPAAVCILEEERDEEWLQAVAREFNFSQTCYLTGASSSELAGSANGGSSLRFQLRWFTPVKEVDLCGHATLAAAHTLFTSGMVDSDTIEFMTLSGILTAKRVPETKSSHILKIKDGDVPGIWIELDFPVVPIAEDDAERISCVSKVLNGTSIVEIKKTAKDDYFVIPQLQPDHIFKY, via the exons ATGGAAAAGAAACTCGTGCAGTACTCGGTG GTGGACGCATTCACCGACACGGCCTTCAAGGGGAACCCGGCGGCGGTGTGTATcttggaagaagagagggacgAAGAGTGGCTGCAGGCGGTAGCCAGGGAGTTCAACTTCTCGCAGACCTGTTACCTGACCGGTGCCTCGAGCTCAGAACTCGCCGGCTCGGCCAACGGGGGATCGAGCCTGAGGTTTCAGCTCAGGTGGTTCACTCCAGTTAAGGAG GTTGACCTCTGCGGTCATGCGACGCTAGCTGCTGCGCACACTCTCTTCACATCTGGGATGGTAGATTCTGACACCATCGAGTTTATGACATTATCCGGAATTCTGACTGCCAAAAGGGTTCCCGAAACGAAGTCATCCCACATTTTGAAGATAAAAGATGGTGATGTGCCCGGGATATGGATTGAATTGGATTTTCCTGTAGTCCCGATCGCTGAAGATGATGCCGAGCGGATTTCATGTGTCTCCAAAGTTCTCAATGGCACTTCCATTGTTGAAATCAAGAAGACAGCAAAGGACGACTATTTCGTAATTCCTCAACTGCAACCTgatcatatttttaaatattaa